AATGATCAAGAATGTAATTGCCCAGCTCAACATGGTGATTCTCCTTACTTCTCTATTTAGGGGTGTGGCGTGTTCCGGCGCATCGCGCCCGAATCTGTTTAACAGTTAGAAAACCCAGCGCTCTTCACGTGGCATCTGATCCAGTGGCTGCGCCTGATCAACATCCATCATGCGCATCGAGGCGCTCTCTGCCTGGCTATTGCTGACGGCACTGAAGTGCATCTGCGTGTGGTGTTGCATCGAGATCAGCGGCTCAGCCTTCTGGCTGTTTTCCCAGCTCAGGTATTGCTGGCACGCGATCAGGGTGATCAACAACGCAAGAACGCCAAACAGGCCTTGCTGGATATGCAGTGGCGAGATACGCACTTGGGCGGCACGTTGGCGAGTCATCCTGGGTTCCTCACTCTTATTCGGTTAGGGCAGTTCTGATCTGCCCGGGCTAAAAGAGATATTGCAGGCTGCATGCCAATTTTTATTTGAAAAATATCCAATAAAATCAATTGGTTATGAGCACTATAAAAATGAATCAAGACGCATCCTGCACGATGGGGCTCCTGAGATCGTGCGCAATGCACGATTATTTCGTAGGAGATTTCATTCTTATGGAATTGAGAGCAGGGCGCGGATGTCAGAAAAGTACGCAGGGAATCCCCTGCAAATCGGTGATTGTTTAAAAAATCAACAAAATCAGTGTATTAGCCGTTAAGGCAGGAGAGAGCTACCCTCCTATGGCAGGCATCGTTCAGAATCAACCATGCAACTTGCCCGATTTTTCCGGGACTAACCCAAGACCAATCACTATGGAGCGTAGGAAAAATGGAATCTGCCACTGAGCATCAAGGCCGCATTCTGCTGGTGGACGACGAATCCGCCATCCTGCGAACCTTCCGTTATTGCCTCGAAGATGAAGGCTATACGGTCGCCACTGCCAACAGCGCGGCCCAGGCGGACGCACTGCTGCAACGCCAGGTCTTTGATCTGTGCTTCCTTGATTTGCGCTTGGGTGAAGACAACGGTCTTGATGTGCTGGCGCAAATGCGCATTCAGGCGCCGTGGATGCGCGTGGTGATCGTCACCGCGCATTCGGCTGTCGATACCGCCGTGGATGCCATTCAGGCCGGCGCCGCCGACTATCTGGTCAAGCCGTGCAGCCCGGATCAGTTACGCCTGGCGACTGCCAAGCAACTGGAAGTGCGCCAACTCTCGGCGCGTCTTGAAGCCCTCGAAGGCGAGATCCGCAAGCCGAAGGACGGCCTCGATTCTCACAGTCCGGCAATGAAAGTCGTACTCGAGACCGCGCGGCAGGTGGCGAGCACCGACGCCAACATTCTTATTCTGGGTGAATCCGGCACCGGTAAGGGTGAACTGGCCCGGGCGATTCACGGCTGGAGCAAACGCGAGAAGAAGTCCTGCGTGACGATTAACTGCCCGTCGCTGACCGCCGAACTGATGGAAAGCGAATTGTTCGGTCACAGTCGCGGTGCATTTACCGGCGCCAGCGAAAGTACTTTGGGTCGGGTCAATCAGGCCGACGGCGGTACGCTGTTTCTCGACGAAATCGGCGATTTTCCCCTGACGTTGCAACCCAAGTTGCTGCGCTTCATTCAGGACAAGGAATACGAGCGGGTAGGCGACCCGGTCACTCGTCGCGCCGACGTGCGCATTCTGGCGGCGACCAACCTCAATCTTGAGGACATGGTGCGCGACGGGCGTTTCCGTGAAG
The sequence above is drawn from the Pseudomonas sp. FP2196 genome and encodes:
- the algB gene encoding sigma-54-dependent response regulator transcription factor AlgB, encoding MESATEHQGRILLVDDESAILRTFRYCLEDEGYTVATANSAAQADALLQRQVFDLCFLDLRLGEDNGLDVLAQMRIQAPWMRVVIVTAHSAVDTAVDAIQAGAADYLVKPCSPDQLRLATAKQLEVRQLSARLEALEGEIRKPKDGLDSHSPAMKVVLETARQVASTDANILILGESGTGKGELARAIHGWSKREKKSCVTINCPSLTAELMESELFGHSRGAFTGASESTLGRVNQADGGTLFLDEIGDFPLTLQPKLLRFIQDKEYERVGDPVTRRADVRILAATNLNLEDMVRDGRFREDLLYRLNVITLHLPPLRERSEDILTLADRFLARFVKEYARPARGFSDEAREALLGYRWPGNIRELRNVVERASIICPQERVEISHLGMAEQPASNAPRVGAALSLDELEKAHIGAVLATAGTLDQAAKTLGIDASTLYRKRKQYNL